From Cinclus cinclus chromosome 26, bCinCin1.1, whole genome shotgun sequence, one genomic window encodes:
- the CNR2 gene encoding cannabinoid receptor 2, with protein MDTCRVPANASKCSGNTMECFMVLSTQAQKISIGILCGLFGTMCVFENSLVLYLILSSPGIRKKPSYLFIGSLALADILASIIFVCSFVNFHVFNKSGFSKEVFLLQLGGVNTSFSASLSSLLLTALDRYISISRPSEYKLLMTRKRAWTALAVLWVTCATIACLPLLGWNCCVLDSVCSELFPFVDDNYQSGWVCFVMVLLGCIIYAYAHVLWRARQHVAYMEKHQAQVGKQNTHMRMDVMLAKTLVMVLAVLMICWSPVLVLMIYSIFARLSDHLRKVFAFCSTLCLLNSMVNPIIYALRSKELFSSLRRVFSNFRRQLKVTEESPEAESTHKSSMIETVCEDTHAM; from the coding sequence ATGGATACTTGCAGGGTACCTGCAAATGCCTCCAAGTGCAGTGGGAACACCATGGAGTGCTTCATGGTGCTCAGCACACAGGCACAGAAGATTAGCATTGGCATTCTGTGTGGCCTCTTTGGGACAATGTGTGTTTTTGAGAACTCCTTGGTGCTTTACTTGATTTTATCTTCCCCTGGGATCAGGAAAAAGCCTTCCTACCTCTTCATCGGCAGCCTGGCCCTGGCTGACATCCTGGCCAGCATCATCTTTGTCTGCAGCTTTGTGAACTTCCACGTGTTCAACAAGTCTGGTTTCTCCAAGGAggtgttcctgctgcagctgggaggggTGAACACAtccttctctgcttccctcagcagcctgctgctcacagccctggACCGCTACATCTCCATCAGCCGACCCTCGGAATACAAGCTCCTGATGACCAGGAAAAGAGCCTGGACAGCCCTGGCCGTGCTCTGGGTGACCTGTGCCACCATTGCTTGCCTGCCCCTGTTGGGCTGGAACTGCTGCGTGCTGGATTCTGTCTGCTCCGAGCTGTTCCCCTTTGTGGATGACAATTACCAGTCAGGCTGGGTCTGCTTTGTCATGgtcctgctgggctgcatcATCTACGCCTACGCCCACGTGCTCTGGAGGGCTCGCCAGCACGTGGCCTACATGGAGAAGCACCAGGCACAGGTAGGGAAGCAAAACACCCACATGAGGATGGATGTGATGCTGGCCAAAACCCTGGTCATGGTGCTGGCTGTCCTCATGATCTGCTGGTCCCCCGTGCTCGTGCTCATGATCTACAGCATCTTCGCCAGGCTGAGCGACCACCTGCGCAAGGTGTTCGCTTTCTGCAGCACTCTCTGCCTGCTCAACTCCATGGTCAACCCCATCATTTACGCCCTGAGGAGCAAGGAGCTGTTCTCCTCCCTGAGGAGGGTGTTCTCCAACTTCAGGAGGCAGCTGAAGGTCACTGAGGAGAGCCCAGAAGCAGAGAGCACCCACAAGTCCTCCATGATAGAGACTGTGTGTGAGGACACACACGCAATGTAG